In a genomic window of Deltaproteobacteria bacterium:
- a CDS encoding cold-shock protein, with the protein MARGKVKWFNNAKGYGFIAQESGEDIFVHYSVIEQDGYRSLNAGEEVEFDLANGQKGLQATKVVKAPSL; encoded by the coding sequence ATGGCAAGGGGAAAAGTAAAGTGGTTTAACAACGCGAAAGGCTACGGCTTCATCGCCCAGGAGAGCGGAGAAGACATCTTCGTCCATTACTCCGTGATCGAGCAGGATGGTTATCGCAGCTTAAACGCCGGAGAAGAGGTCGAATTCGACCTGGCCAACGGCCAGAAAGGCTTGCAAGCCACCAAAGTTGTCAAAGCCCCGTCTCTGTAA